From Astatotilapia calliptera chromosome 19, fAstCal1.2, whole genome shotgun sequence, a single genomic window includes:
- the six4a gene encoding homeobox protein SIX4a has product MSSSSAGEVTTANDIKRENVKEVDTRECIKLVALDAAELPMERTTPSTDAVRTELLVNAASSLAFSPEQVACVCEALQQGGNVDRLARFLWSLPQSDLLRGNESILKAQALVAFHQARYQELYSILENHSFSPSNHTFLQDLWYKARYTEAEKARGRPLGAVDKYRIRRKYPLPRTIWDGEETVYCFKERSRNALKDLYNQNRYPSPAEKRNLAKITGLSLTQVSNWFKNRRQRDRNPSEAQSKSESDGNHSTEDESSKGQEELSPRPLSNSSDGVITHGNLPIQTGPLDSGVVIQQIGDIKMPPGSSSGGLYNGSLVTSNTPSTVFHNGGSSYLHSPGNILFNGLNLGIQPLAFNPLRPSGGVLLGGSGVDMQMQTGQDKGLGNAEESTLPYASYAGCVNGSEVKLEGVHTMAAQNGGSSVLTFSSPSGALQLGGYSLVQVPSGVSDSDGSSLLNSDVGLPPLQLSSASSSSTITQQGTMALNNVAVSSSSGDSFEQQDKLTMASLHHSTVLYSMSNSGQPSIKKEPLEGGVYSSYHHGLHLDPSGQINYSGSEEISSSRGPASTAEVTAVSSSSPDSEVYTTLTVSTPLMAQTEPSNHHLQPTEYLGGHEVRGAPSSHLMGPGMNNNYMNLSESKVDGSGSGSMNEMVRAMCGEMEATEGKELAKLQTVQMDEDMADL; this is encoded by the exons atgtcttcttcttctgccgGAGAAGTCACAACAGCAAATGACATCAAgagggaaaatgtgaaggaggtgGATACGCGGGAGTGCATCAAGCTTGTGGCGCTGGACGCGGCGGAGTTGCCCATGGAGCGCACGACTCCCAGCACTGACGCGGTGCGCACTGAGCTGTTGGTGAATGCCGCTTCCTCTCTTGCTTTCTCCCCGGAGCAAGTGGCGTGTGTCTGCGAGGCACTGCAGCAGGGAGGCAATGTGGACCGGCTGGCCAGGTTCCTGTGGTCCCTGCCACAGAGTGACCTGCTACGGGGCAACGAAAGCATCCTGAAAGCTCAAGCCCTCGTAGCTTTCCATCAGGCTCGGTATCAGGAGCTGTACAGTATTTTGGAGAACCACAGTTTTAGTCCGTCCAACCACACCTTTCTGCAAGATCTGTGGTACAAAGCGCGGTACACCGAGGCGGAGAAGGCGCGGGGTAGACCCCTGGGCGCAGTGGACAAGTACCGAATCCGGAGAAAGTATCCTCTCCCCAGGACTATCTGGGACGGCGAGGAGACTGTTTATTGTTTCAAGGAGAGGTCGCGGAACGCACTGAAGGATCTGTATAATCAAAATAGGTACCCGTCTCCAGCGGAGAAAAGAAATCTCGCCAAGATAACCGGACTCTCCTTGACCCAGGTCAGCAACTGGTTCAAAAacaggagacagagagacagaaacccGTCGGAAGCACAATCAAAAAG tgAATCAGATggaaaccacagcacagaggatGAGTCCAGTAAAGGCCAGGAGGAGCTGTCTCCTCGTCCTCTCTCCAATTCTTCAGATGGGGTGATAACCCACGGGAACCTTCCTATTCAGACGGGACCTCTGGACAGTGGGGTGGTCATCCAACAGATCGGGGACATCAAGATGCCTCCTGGATCCAGCAGTGGCGGTCTCTACAATGGAAGTCTAGTGACCAGTAACACGCCCTCTACTGTATTTCACAATGGTGGATCATCTTACCTCCACTCACCTGGAAACATCCTCTTCAACGGGCTCAATTTGGGCATCCAGCCCCTGGCATTTAATCCTCTGAGACCCTCTGGAGGGGTGCTGCTGGGGGGCTCTGGAGTGGACATGCAGATGCAGACAGGACAGGACAAAGGACTAGGGAATGCTGAGGAGTCCACCCTGCCATATGCATCTTACGCTGGCTGTGTGAATgggtcagaggtgaagctgGAAGGGGTTCACACCATGGCTGCCCAGAATGGCGGCTCCTCTGTTCTGACATTCAGCTCCCCATCAGGCGCTCTGCAGCTGGGTGGCTACAGCCTGGTCCAGGTACCAAGTGGAGTCTCTGACAGCGATGGCAGCTCATTACTCAACAGCGACGTAGGTCTTCCTCCCCTGCAGCTTTCTtctgcctcctcttcttcaACAATTACACAACAAG GTACCATGGCTCTGAATAATGTAGCAGTGAGTTCCTCCAGTGGCGACTCATTCGAGCAGCAGGACAAACTGACCATGGCATCTTTGCACCACAGTACGGTTCTCTACAGCATGAGCAATAGCGGCCAGCCATCCATCAAGAAGGAGCCTCTGGAGGGAGGTGTTTATTCCTCGTACCATCACGGGCTCCACTTGGACCCCAGTGGTCAAATCAACTACTCCGGTTCAGAAGAGATTTCCTCCAGCCGAGGTCCCGCCTCAACCGCCGAGGTCACTGCCGTCAGCTCATCCAGCCCGGACTCAGAGGTCTACACCACCCTCACTGTCAGTACACCCCTGATGGCTCAAACAGAACCGAGCAACCACCACCTCCAGCCCACAGAGTACCTTGGGGGCCACGAGGTCCGAGGGGCACCGTCCTCACACCTGATGGGCCCCGGCATGAACAACAACTACATGAACCTTTCAGAGAGCAAGGTGGATGGCTCGGGTTCAGGAAGCATGAACGAAATGGTGCGGGCAATGTGTGGGGAGATGGAGGCTACGGAGGGAAAGGAGCTGGCCAAACTACAGACAGTGCAGATGGATGAGGACATGGCTGACCTTTAA